A genomic window from Kineosporia sp. NBRC 101731 includes:
- a CDS encoding M20/M25/M40 family metallo-hydrolase yields MTTTAGTAWDAGVSWAQVQDEALERLRTYVRFPTVNDPNALDGADPARSADESPAAGWLAGLLEAEGIEHELLEAAPGRVSLIARLPAATPGNGSITLLSHSDVVPVVRGDWDLDPFAADVVDGYLYGRGVLDLKGLGIAQLTTMILLHRLRVPLAREVRLVVAADEETGGTYGAHWLLENRPELLATSLVLGEGAFSPVDAVPGGGTLHTLAVAEKGYLELELSVDGTPHHAGMPDPDSAPALLVRALQRILDQPEPARITEPTARLCAVLAESESGLHRALLRRPALLQRIGGGPLRKNPLIAAMITQTCALTVLSSGYKANVVPGRATATLSLRLLPGGTPEAVVERLQKVAREPRLQIRTVMHKAPYESSFTTADFELLTGALHQLDPSARTAPILSPGASDARFWRAAGVPAFGWVPFPLPAADIHGMHGSNERVALDAFRDGLRLYAGVVAAAATASPDR; encoded by the coding sequence ATGACGACGACCGCCGGCACGGCGTGGGACGCGGGGGTGTCCTGGGCCCAGGTCCAGGACGAGGCGCTGGAACGGTTGCGCACCTATGTGCGCTTCCCCACGGTGAACGACCCGAACGCGCTCGACGGCGCCGATCCGGCCCGCTCGGCCGACGAGTCCCCGGCCGCCGGGTGGCTGGCCGGGCTGCTGGAGGCCGAGGGGATCGAGCACGAACTCCTCGAGGCCGCGCCCGGCCGGGTCAGCCTGATCGCCCGGTTGCCCGCGGCCACGCCCGGGAACGGCTCGATCACCCTGCTCAGCCACAGCGACGTGGTGCCGGTGGTCCGCGGTGACTGGGACCTCGACCCGTTCGCCGCGGACGTGGTCGACGGGTATCTGTACGGCCGCGGGGTCCTGGACCTCAAGGGCCTCGGCATCGCCCAGCTCACGACGATGATCCTGCTGCACCGGCTGCGGGTGCCCCTGGCCCGTGAGGTGCGGCTGGTGGTCGCGGCGGACGAGGAGACCGGGGGCACCTACGGAGCTCACTGGCTCCTGGAGAATCGCCCGGAACTGCTAGCCACCTCGCTGGTGCTGGGCGAGGGCGCGTTCTCCCCCGTCGACGCGGTGCCCGGCGGCGGGACGCTGCACACCCTGGCCGTGGCCGAGAAGGGTTATCTCGAGCTGGAACTCAGCGTCGACGGAACCCCTCACCACGCCGGTATGCCTGATCCGGACTCGGCCCCGGCGTTGTTGGTACGCGCCCTGCAGCGCATCCTGGACCAGCCGGAACCGGCCCGCATCACCGAGCCGACGGCCCGGCTGTGCGCGGTGCTGGCCGAGTCCGAGTCGGGCCTGCACCGCGCGCTCCTGCGCCGGCCGGCCCTGCTGCAGCGGATCGGGGGCGGCCCGCTCCGGAAGAACCCGCTGATCGCGGCCATGATCACCCAGACCTGCGCGCTGACGGTGCTGTCCAGCGGGTACAAGGCGAACGTCGTCCCGGGACGCGCCACGGCGACGCTGAGCCTGCGGCTGCTCCCGGGCGGCACTCCCGAAGCCGTCGTCGAGCGGCTGCAGAAGGTGGCCCGTGAGCCACGCCTGCAGATCCGAACCGTCATGCACAAGGCCCCGTACGAGTCATCCTTCACCACAGCAGATTTCGAGCTCCTCACCGGCGCCCTGCACCAGCTGGACCCGTCGGCCCGGACCGCGCCGATCCTCTCCCCCGGCGCCAGCGACGCGCGGTTCTGGCGGGCGGCGGGGGTGCCCGCCTTCGGCTGGGTCCCGTTCCCCCTGCCCGCCGCCGACATCCACGGCATGCACGGCAGCAACGAGCGGGTGGCGCTCGACGCGTTCCGCGACGGACTGCGGTTGTACGCCGGCGTCGTCGCCGCTGCGGCCACTGCCTCCCCGGATCGCTGA
- a CDS encoding HgcAB-like fusion protein, translated as MMFRIKLWFWQVFHIFFRHYNFPCPLGLRKVGHPDRNSPVLISGNYTLTVYRLLKVLRGFDAWLLVANSRGSNVWCAAGMNEYSEHDVIDAVNVAGLADVVDHRRLIAPPYAAPGVDAHAVKEQTGFRIIWGPTHLNDIPRYLTNRSRRTHDMVLVQFGFADRMEQALSTACAYSLTIAVGALFWPRYVFGLMALILTVYVFGFATWNVLPSERRYRRTALIAVILGTPLVALGLWRGWSAGEMTLWLVSLVAVVLLMAMDGCGSSPVYKSTVAHWIKKGDYHSDFSPIIDPEMCTNCMDCQDVCPSDVFARRRTGDHRMVVVNPGNCIECMACVKQCDDLAIFNRTGSIKGDVKSIRNLDLLMTRDWSHIAGENSWIGMPTTIINGNQVVVEGAMPGPISLPVPVPGERSEPPVTGKRQ; from the coding sequence ATGATGTTCCGGATCAAGCTCTGGTTCTGGCAGGTCTTCCATATCTTCTTCCGGCACTACAACTTCCCCTGCCCGCTCGGCCTGCGGAAGGTCGGGCACCCCGATCGCAACTCCCCCGTCCTGATCAGCGGCAACTACACGCTCACCGTGTACCGGCTGCTCAAGGTGCTCCGTGGTTTCGACGCCTGGCTGCTCGTGGCCAACTCCCGCGGGTCGAACGTCTGGTGCGCGGCGGGGATGAACGAGTACTCCGAGCACGACGTCATCGACGCCGTGAACGTGGCCGGCCTGGCCGACGTCGTCGACCACCGGCGGCTCATCGCCCCGCCGTACGCGGCACCGGGGGTGGACGCGCACGCCGTGAAGGAGCAGACCGGCTTCCGGATCATCTGGGGGCCGACGCACCTGAACGACATCCCGCGGTACCTGACCAACCGGAGCCGGCGCACGCACGACATGGTGCTGGTCCAGTTCGGTTTCGCCGACCGGATGGAGCAGGCGCTGAGCACCGCCTGCGCCTACTCCCTGACCATCGCGGTGGGCGCACTCTTCTGGCCGCGCTACGTCTTCGGGCTGATGGCCCTGATCCTCACGGTCTACGTCTTCGGCTTCGCCACCTGGAACGTGCTGCCCAGCGAGAGGCGCTACCGGCGCACGGCCCTGATCGCCGTGATCCTCGGCACGCCCCTGGTCGCACTGGGCCTCTGGCGCGGCTGGTCGGCCGGTGAGATGACCCTCTGGCTGGTCAGCCTGGTCGCGGTGGTGCTGCTGATGGCGATGGACGGGTGCGGCAGCTCCCCGGTGTACAAGAGCACGGTCGCCCACTGGATCAAGAAGGGCGACTACCACAGCGATTTCAGTCCCATCATCGATCCGGAGATGTGCACGAACTGCATGGACTGCCAGGACGTCTGCCCGAGCGACGTGTTCGCCCGGCGGCGCACCGGTGACCACCGGATGGTGGTGGTCAACCCCGGTAACTGCATCGAGTGCATGGCCTGTGTCAAGCAGTGCGACGACCTGGCGATCTTCAACCGCACCGGTTCGATCAAGGGCGATGTGAAGAGCATTCGCAACCTCGACCTGCTGATGACCCGGGACTGGTCGCACATCGCCGGTGAGAACAGCTGGATCGGGATGCCGACGACGATCATCAACGGCAATCAGGTCGTGGTCGAGGGCGCCATGCCGGGGCCGATCTCGCTCCCGGTCCCGGTGCCCGGTGAACGGTCCGAGCCGCCGGTCACCGGGAAGCGCCAGTGA
- the cpaM gene encoding corrinoid protein-associated methyltransferase CpaM yields MVLMYGWMVWVEHAPERYDWAVRLMTFGRIDRMKARIAEQVNDGDHVLDLGCGTGTLAMRCIERGARVTGLDAAEYMIGESGRRAREAGVSDRLDLVHDSVTQTHKHFADESFDVITATMVLGEFPPDYLHYILRDCRRMLRPGGQVLIGDECWPRTLVVRTIYRFMMTIFWIPQFLFLRRPLFPIRDLDGIIADAGFTVVSSTVFPGTSFRLVQGIKEPGPDDDVRQQEASRRPMVSEG; encoded by the coding sequence ATGGTGCTGATGTACGGATGGATGGTCTGGGTCGAGCATGCCCCGGAACGCTACGACTGGGCGGTCCGGCTGATGACGTTCGGCCGGATCGACCGGATGAAAGCCCGGATCGCCGAGCAGGTCAACGACGGTGACCACGTCCTCGACCTGGGCTGCGGCACCGGCACCCTGGCCATGCGCTGCATCGAGCGGGGCGCCCGGGTGACAGGGCTCGACGCCGCGGAGTACATGATCGGCGAATCTGGACGGAGGGCCCGTGAGGCCGGCGTGTCCGACCGGCTCGATCTGGTGCACGACAGCGTGACACAGACCCACAAACACTTCGCCGACGAGTCGTTCGACGTCATCACCGCGACCATGGTGCTCGGCGAGTTCCCGCCCGACTACCTGCACTACATCCTGCGGGACTGCCGGCGCATGCTGCGCCCCGGTGGCCAGGTGCTGATCGGTGACGAGTGCTGGCCCCGCACGCTCGTCGTCCGCACCATCTACCGGTTCATGATGACGATCTTCTGGATCCCCCAGTTCCTCTTCCTGCGCCGTCCGTTGTTCCCCATCCGTGACCTGGACGGGATCATCGCGGACGCCGGATTCACGGTCGTCTCCAGCACGGTGTTCCCGGGCACGTCGTTCCGGCTGGTGCAGGGGATCAAGGAACCGGGTCCGGACGACGACGTCCGCCAGCAGGAAGCCAGCCGACGGCCGATGGTGAGCGAGGGATGA
- a CDS encoding alpha/beta hydrolase, producing the protein MTHDDGSAGSTPPLDTTGLTPAAAGEVAVFYAAASLVDVPGGSVTVIRKGSGPPVLLLHGIPLSSFTWRHNIDHLARQADVIAMDLRGFGQSGKPAGADYTLAGHAAVVIAVLDALGVPEVTVVASSFGAAVAITLADLAPDRVQGLVLINPVCYPGGRHSAAKLSRIGLLSALAGPVLRSPRLGRRLVRSRLRRSYALPEQATTDVLEVYQQPLLTDPGCAPAYLATLRGLDEDALAARVPGLRQEVLLLWGEKDSVLPAGDADRFVREAPRARREVLAHVGHLPQEEAPELVNQFVTGFLNASRDPSGAHRPPA; encoded by the coding sequence ATGACCCACGACGACGGTTCCGCCGGCTCGACCCCTCCGCTGGACACCACCGGCCTGACCCCCGCCGCGGCGGGTGAGGTCGCGGTGTTCTACGCCGCGGCCTCCCTCGTCGACGTACCCGGCGGCTCGGTGACGGTGATCCGTAAGGGGAGCGGGCCGCCGGTTCTGCTGCTGCACGGCATCCCGCTCTCGTCGTTCACCTGGCGGCACAACATCGATCACCTGGCCCGGCAGGCCGATGTGATCGCCATGGATCTGCGGGGTTTCGGGCAGTCCGGCAAGCCGGCCGGGGCTGACTACACCCTGGCCGGGCACGCCGCCGTGGTCATCGCGGTGCTCGACGCGCTCGGGGTGCCGGAGGTGACCGTGGTCGCCAGCTCGTTCGGCGCCGCGGTCGCCATCACCCTGGCCGACCTGGCCCCCGACCGGGTGCAGGGGCTGGTGCTGATCAACCCCGTCTGTTACCCGGGCGGGCGGCACAGCGCCGCGAAACTCTCGCGGATCGGGCTGCTCTCGGCCCTGGCCGGGCCGGTGCTGCGCTCCCCGCGGCTGGGGCGGCGGCTGGTGCGCTCCCGGCTGCGCCGCTCGTACGCCCTGCCCGAGCAGGCGACGACCGATGTGCTGGAGGTGTACCAGCAGCCGCTGCTGACCGATCCGGGCTGCGCTCCCGCCTATCTGGCCACATTGAGAGGGCTGGACGAGGACGCCCTGGCGGCCCGGGTTCCCGGGCTGCGCCAGGAGGTCCTGCTGCTGTGGGGGGAGAAGGACTCGGTCCTGCCCGCCGGTGACGCCGACCGCTTCGTGCGGGAGGCGCCACGGGCCCGGCGCGAGGTGCTCGCGCACGTCGGCCATCTCCCCCAGGAAGAGGCTCCCGAACTGGTGAACCAGTTCGTCACGGGCTTCCTGAACGCCAGCCGCGACCCGTCGGGAGCCCACCGGCCCCCCGCATGA
- the hemW gene encoding radical SAM family heme chaperone HemW — protein sequence MIIRRNIHTYPFKYQYVDYDEYFRPESAVLYLHVPFCLQKCGFCDYTVYINRGAEVREKYVQALEKEIRTYPQHGVFPRFNVDAIYFGGGTPGLLEGEQLARLLTACRETFEVNADAEICLEFDPPTVTAEKVETIQEAGFNRISLGIQAFDDELLRICNRSHDVATAERAYKIIKDAGYSHINLDLIFPLPNLTMDSWRRAVDRGIELEPSCLTTYGLEIWPNTAFHHQIINDKLTLPTPDEELAMYSYALDQLEGNGFQRVSSTGYFHPDRGPGYSKFLEYYWRTWPMLGFGVSSKSVVHNRLYTNVKGLKQYHELIDQGRIPLDFATYLTKKQEMRRVVIRGLKMCEVSRTDFIDRFGVDIDSVFGTEMAECFDEGLLENIEDLIVLTRKGQLHSTNVYEKFYAEDDLTPPAPGEVRFGISELVH from the coding sequence GTGATCATTCGTCGGAACATCCACACCTACCCGTTCAAGTACCAGTACGTCGACTACGACGAGTACTTCCGCCCGGAGAGCGCGGTCCTCTACCTGCACGTCCCGTTCTGCCTGCAGAAGTGCGGGTTCTGCGACTACACGGTGTACATCAACCGGGGCGCGGAGGTCCGGGAGAAGTACGTGCAGGCGCTCGAGAAGGAGATCCGCACCTATCCGCAGCACGGTGTGTTCCCCCGGTTCAACGTCGACGCCATCTACTTCGGCGGGGGCACCCCCGGCCTGCTGGAGGGTGAACAGCTGGCCCGGCTGCTGACGGCGTGCCGTGAGACGTTCGAGGTCAATGCCGACGCCGAGATCTGCCTGGAGTTCGACCCGCCGACGGTCACCGCGGAGAAGGTCGAGACCATCCAGGAGGCCGGGTTCAACCGGATCAGCCTGGGCATCCAGGCCTTCGACGACGAGCTGCTGCGGATCTGCAACCGCTCGCACGACGTGGCCACCGCCGAGCGCGCCTACAAGATCATCAAGGATGCCGGGTACAGCCACATCAACCTGGACCTGATCTTCCCGCTGCCGAACCTGACCATGGACTCCTGGCGGCGGGCCGTCGACCGCGGCATCGAGCTGGAGCCCAGCTGCCTGACCACGTACGGGCTGGAGATCTGGCCCAACACGGCCTTCCACCACCAGATCATCAACGACAAGCTCACCCTGCCGACTCCCGACGAGGAGCTGGCCATGTACTCCTACGCGCTGGACCAGCTGGAGGGCAACGGTTTCCAGAGGGTCAGCTCGACCGGGTACTTCCATCCGGATCGCGGGCCGGGCTACTCGAAGTTCCTGGAGTACTACTGGCGGACGTGGCCCATGCTCGGGTTCGGGGTCTCCTCGAAGAGCGTGGTGCACAACCGGCTCTACACGAACGTGAAGGGGCTGAAGCAGTACCACGAGCTCATCGATCAGGGCCGCATCCCCCTGGACTTCGCCACCTACCTGACCAAGAAGCAGGAGATGCGCCGGGTCGTCATCCGGGGGCTGAAGATGTGTGAGGTCTCGCGCACCGACTTCATCGACCGGTTCGGGGTCGACATCGACAGCGTGTTCGGCACCGAGATGGCCGAGTGCTTCGACGAGGGGCTGCTGGAGAACATCGAGGACCTGATCGTCCTCACCCGCAAGGGCCAGCTGCACTCGACCAACGTGTACGAGAAGTTCTACGCCGAGGACGACCTCACCCCGCCCGCCCCCGGTGAGGTGCGTTTCGGCATCTCCGAACTCGTGCACTGA
- a CDS encoding radical SAM protein encodes MRPDTDYRVIDLEEHTSLLFLTGNHRSFVVPRETGERLRGGLDRLTPAEREEWERLGELGQITEDNRNVLATSSFEDGADLAVNVNLTNVCNLACTYCFAEGGDYGRITDAMGQTSVDDIFTFIDENLTDSQSVRFEFFGGEPLANFAVIKEICDRSVRHSTERGITFVYRISTNLTLLPKGILDIFARHRFIVSVSIDGGREVQDLNRPAKGGRGSYDRVMSNAEKVRAASDSISMVARMTVAQREPSLIDNMRQLYDTNIFDYFQIYPGVFPVDDDPSASSTPSTSSTPSTPEPAPTGRAPVFLTMPTFPGQRTDDQETPPATTSSCATPAVTPGQHFINFFLQDGMVEQFRDFLAEYPRLFSPDNRFKGVLEYERTVQLAMEGQLALAFCSGGRTYFTHSPDRSVSPCHRLVGDQAFDVGNGAEGLTVEPTQWRLPVDDHPVCSGCWARYICGGGCKQENFVATGDLNVLNQESCNYQLLLAEEVLRMMARSSEEYRSTDRSQLSDMFVSCGRPVLPNSRTAPPDAHEAAGFTYFQQLNGVEHTTV; translated from the coding sequence GTGAGGCCGGACACCGACTACCGGGTCATCGATCTGGAGGAGCACACCAGCCTGTTGTTCCTCACCGGCAACCACCGGTCGTTCGTCGTCCCCCGCGAGACCGGCGAGCGGCTGCGGGGCGGTCTCGACCGGCTGACGCCGGCCGAGCGCGAGGAGTGGGAGCGTCTGGGCGAGCTCGGGCAGATCACCGAGGACAACCGGAACGTGCTGGCGACCAGCAGCTTCGAGGACGGCGCGGACCTCGCGGTCAACGTCAACCTGACCAATGTCTGCAATCTGGCCTGTACCTACTGTTTCGCCGAGGGCGGCGACTACGGGCGGATCACCGACGCCATGGGCCAGACCTCCGTCGACGACATCTTCACCTTCATCGACGAGAACCTGACCGACAGCCAGTCGGTGCGCTTCGAGTTCTTCGGCGGCGAGCCGCTGGCGAACTTCGCGGTGATCAAGGAGATCTGCGACCGTTCCGTCCGGCACTCGACCGAACGCGGCATCACGTTCGTCTACCGCATCTCCACCAACCTGACCCTTCTGCCGAAGGGCATCCTCGACATCTTCGCGCGGCACCGGTTCATCGTCTCGGTCTCCATCGACGGAGGCCGCGAGGTACAAGACCTGAACCGGCCGGCCAAGGGCGGCCGCGGATCGTACGACCGGGTCATGAGCAATGCCGAGAAGGTGCGGGCCGCGAGTGATTCCATTTCCATGGTCGCCCGGATGACCGTGGCCCAGCGCGAGCCGTCGCTGATCGACAACATGCGTCAGCTGTACGACACCAACATCTTCGACTACTTCCAGATCTACCCCGGTGTCTTCCCGGTGGACGACGACCCGTCCGCGTCCTCCACGCCCTCCACGTCCTCCACGCCCTCCACGCCGGAACCGGCGCCGACGGGCCGCGCGCCGGTGTTCCTCACCATGCCCACCTTCCCCGGGCAACGCACCGATGACCAGGAGACACCCCCGGCGACCACCTCGTCCTGTGCTACCCCGGCAGTCACGCCCGGACAGCACTTCATCAACTTCTTCCTCCAGGACGGGATGGTCGAGCAGTTCCGCGACTTCCTCGCCGAGTACCCGCGGCTGTTCTCCCCGGACAACCGGTTCAAGGGGGTCCTGGAGTACGAGCGCACGGTCCAGCTGGCCATGGAGGGCCAGCTCGCCCTGGCCTTCTGCTCGGGCGGCCGCACCTACTTCACCCACTCCCCCGACCGCTCCGTCAGTCCCTGCCACCGCCTGGTCGGTGACCAGGCGTTCGACGTGGGCAACGGGGCCGAGGGGCTGACGGTGGAGCCGACGCAGTGGCGCCTGCCGGTGGACGACCACCCGGTGTGCAGCGGCTGCTGGGCCCGGTACATCTGCGGCGGGGGCTGCAAGCAGGAGAACTTCGTGGCCACCGGCGATCTGAACGTGCTGAACCAGGAGTCCTGCAACTACCAGCTGCTGCTGGCCGAGGAGGTCCTGCGGATGATGGCCCGCTCCTCCGAGGAGTACCGGAGCACGGACCGCTCGCAACTCTCCGACATGTTCGTCTCCTGCGGCCGGCCCGTGCTGCCGAACAGCCGGACCGCGCCGCCCGACGCCCACGAGGCGGCCGGCTTCACGTACTTCCAGCAGCTGAACGGCGTCGAGCACACCACCGTCTGA
- the amrS gene encoding AmmeMemoRadiSam system radical SAM enzyme, which produces MILAQWQENPRPAKLSEELENGIVRCHLSPRNCKIRPGKYGFCMVRANQNGKLVTLNYGRSVHATEETIETEAVFHYAPGEPILSMGNIGCMLNCDYCHNWKTSQARFVADGDVWNYTPEQVVEIAKSHGIRVISWTYNDPVVWHEFVTETAALARQEGMINLFKSAFFISPEAIEELLPVIDIFSISVKSMDPKYYRRLTKGWIEPVLEGTKQVYAAGKHVEVSTLMVTDLSDNDDTARAISTFVGEQLDATVPVHFVRFHPDYKMTDSRRTPIDRLESARATALDMGIRNVYLGNVYDNDATNTTCWNCGILQVTRYGLNARLVGVNSTAECTSCGAPTGMKLLPPAPRPTTVDSLPDQYQVADFTWHGDIRSLHIQLLNEGTESQVVYQRRFGDPAAGTAWTPLPLAPGESYRFAAAKATPDEHGVQVAISPEGVKCSLHEVFDRAHFPTVEVATGALNEDVTPFPSYAVTAPNRGATFLDITEASPS; this is translated from the coding sequence ATCATCTTGGCTCAGTGGCAAGAGAACCCCCGTCCGGCAAAGCTCTCCGAAGAGCTCGAGAATGGCATCGTGCGGTGCCATCTCAGTCCCCGAAACTGCAAGATCCGGCCCGGTAAATACGGTTTCTGCATGGTGCGCGCCAATCAGAACGGCAAGCTGGTCACCCTGAACTACGGGCGATCGGTGCACGCCACCGAAGAGACCATCGAGACCGAGGCGGTTTTCCACTACGCACCCGGCGAGCCGATCCTCTCCATGGGAAACATCGGCTGCATGCTGAACTGCGATTACTGCCACAACTGGAAGACCTCCCAGGCCCGCTTCGTCGCCGACGGAGACGTCTGGAACTACACCCCCGAGCAGGTCGTTGAGATCGCCAAAAGCCACGGAATCCGCGTTATCTCGTGGACCTACAACGACCCGGTAGTCTGGCACGAGTTCGTCACCGAGACCGCAGCCCTGGCCCGGCAGGAAGGCATGATCAACCTCTTCAAGTCGGCCTTCTTCATCTCGCCGGAGGCGATCGAGGAGCTCCTCCCGGTGATCGACATCTTCTCGATCTCGGTGAAGTCGATGGACCCGAAGTACTACCGTCGCCTGACCAAGGGCTGGATCGAGCCGGTTCTGGAGGGCACCAAACAGGTCTACGCCGCCGGCAAGCACGTCGAGGTGTCCACCCTCATGGTCACCGACCTCAGCGACAACGACGACACCGCCCGGGCGATCTCCACCTTCGTGGGTGAGCAGCTCGACGCGACCGTCCCGGTGCACTTCGTCCGCTTCCACCCCGATTACAAGATGACCGACAGCCGGCGCACCCCGATCGACCGGCTGGAGTCCGCCCGCGCCACGGCTCTCGACATGGGTATCCGCAACGTCTATCTCGGTAACGTCTACGACAACGACGCCACCAACACGACATGCTGGAACTGCGGCATCCTGCAGGTCACCCGGTACGGGCTGAACGCCCGGCTGGTCGGCGTCAACTCCACCGCCGAGTGCACCTCGTGCGGCGCGCCGACCGGGATGAAACTGCTCCCGCCCGCGCCCCGGCCGACCACGGTGGACAGTCTTCCCGACCAGTACCAGGTGGCCGACTTCACGTGGCACGGTGATATCCGGTCGCTGCACATCCAGCTGCTCAACGAGGGCACCGAGAGCCAGGTCGTCTACCAGCGCCGCTTCGGCGACCCGGCGGCCGGCACGGCCTGGACGCCGCTGCCCCTGGCCCCCGGCGAGAGCTACCGGTTCGCCGCGGCCAAGGCCACCCCCGACGAACACGGCGTTCAGGTCGCGATCTCGCCGGAGGGCGTGAAGTGCAGCCTGCACGAGGTCTTCGACCGGGCTCACTTCCCCACCGTGGAGGTGGCCACCGGCGCCCTCAACGAAGACGTCACCCCGTTCCCGAGCTATGCGGTCACGGCCCCCAACCGCGGCGCCACGTTCCTCGACATCACCGAGGCGAGCCCGTCGTGA
- a CDS encoding ATP-grasp domain-containing protein — protein MARTQDERPWLIVVASGGRPFREYLFRSIAARYRIHLLDAGEPGWQQPYLEDCTVLPDTGAATVREQTRTIAAGRPVAGVMTWHEEHVLQTALASADLGLPGADPGAAARCRDKFQTRTTLTGLGVRQPRFALAGTLDEARAAATQIGYPVVVKPRALGGSMGVVLVHDEVELAEHFPQTRAMPFRHTPDYERPVLIEEYVTGPEISVDSVVQGGRATPLFVTRKQTGFAPWFEETGHLVEFPSPWQADAGLIREIDRIHRGVGFVDGWTHTEFRLTPSGPVLIEINGRLGGDLIPYLGRLASGIDPGLVAAAVATGRPAPVTPSSAGWAGIRFFYPPEGTVTIKDISIAGEGLPEGTDLLTPLVEAGDVVDAARNTRLDRRIGLATALAATQEECVAALDAAGAALRVTPYVTNNRL, from the coding sequence ATGGCGAGAACGCAGGACGAGCGGCCGTGGCTGATCGTGGTCGCGAGCGGCGGACGCCCCTTCCGCGAGTACCTTTTCCGATCGATCGCCGCCCGGTACCGGATTCATCTCCTGGATGCCGGGGAACCCGGCTGGCAACAGCCCTACCTGGAGGACTGCACCGTCCTGCCCGACACCGGCGCCGCGACGGTCAGGGAACAGACCCGCACGATCGCGGCCGGGCGGCCCGTCGCCGGGGTGATGACCTGGCACGAGGAGCATGTGCTCCAGACCGCGCTGGCCTCGGCCGACCTCGGGCTGCCCGGGGCGGACCCGGGCGCGGCCGCCCGCTGCCGCGACAAGTTCCAGACCCGCACCACCCTGACCGGCCTGGGCGTCCGGCAACCCCGCTTCGCGCTCGCCGGCACCCTGGACGAGGCCCGCGCCGCGGCCACGCAGATCGGGTACCCGGTGGTAGTGAAACCGCGGGCCCTGGGCGGCAGCATGGGCGTCGTCCTGGTGCACGACGAGGTCGAGCTGGCCGAGCACTTCCCCCAGACCCGGGCGATGCCGTTCCGGCACACGCCGGACTACGAGAGACCGGTCCTGATCGAGGAGTACGTCACCGGACCGGAGATCAGCGTGGACTCCGTGGTCCAGGGCGGCCGGGCCACGCCGCTGTTCGTGACCCGTAAACAGACCGGTTTCGCCCCCTGGTTCGAGGAGACCGGGCATCTGGTCGAGTTCCCCTCCCCCTGGCAGGCCGATGCCGGCCTGATCCGGGAGATCGATCGGATCCATCGCGGCGTAGGATTCGTCGACGGCTGGACCCACACCGAATTCCGCCTCACCCCAAGCGGTCCCGTGCTCATCGAGATCAACGGACGGCTCGGCGGCGACCTCATCCCCTATCTGGGGCGCCTCGCGTCCGGGATCGATCCCGGGCTGGTGGCCGCCGCCGTGGCGACCGGCCGCCCCGCCCCGGTGACACCCAGCTCGGCCGGCTGGGCCGGGATCCGGTTCTTCTACCCGCCCGAGGGTACGGTGACGATCAAGGACATCTCGATCGCCGGGGAGGGTTTACCGGAAGGGACCGACCTGCTCACCCCGCTGGTGGAGGCCGGTGACGTGGTGGACGCTGCCCGAAACACCCGCCTGGACCGCCGGATCGGTCTCGCGACGGCGTTGGCCGCAACACAGGAGGAATGCGTGGCGGCGCTGGACGCCGCGGGTGCGGCCCTGCGCGTCACGCCCTACGTCACGAACAACCGACTGTAA